One genomic window of bacterium includes the following:
- the lepB gene encoding signal peptidase I yields the protein MLTKKDKPKSKIYEFIFEVIIPALILALIIRTFVIQAFKIPSESMVPTLQIGDHLFVLKFAYGLPIPLTNKKIFEWNSPKRGEIIVFRYPEDPKRDFIKRVIGLPGEELLIKHKQVYINGELLKEPYKIHTDISSLEQFPRDNWGKSIIIPSNSYFMMGDNRDSSLDSRFWNCLPKELIKGKAFIIYWPPWRIGLIK from the coding sequence TTGCTGACTAAAAAAGATAAACCAAAGTCAAAGATTTATGAGTTTATATTCGAGGTAATAATTCCTGCTTTAATTTTAGCTTTAATTATTCGAACATTTGTTATACAGGCATTTAAAATACCCTCAGAATCAATGGTTCCGACACTTCAAATTGGAGATCACTTATTTGTCCTTAAATTTGCCTATGGATTACCTATTCCTTTAACTAATAAAAAAATATTTGAATGGAATTCACCAAAGCGTGGAGAAATTATTGTCTTTCGTTATCCAGAAGACCCAAAAAGAGATTTTATCAAAAGGGTGATTGGACTGCCGGGGGAGGAATTACTTATTAAACACAAACAGGTTTACATTAATGGAGAATTATTAAAAGAACCTTATAAAATTCATACAGATATTTCTTCTCTGGAACAATTTCCTCGAGATAATTGGGGGAAATCAATAATTATTCCTTCTAATAGTTACTTTATGATGGGTGATAATCGTGACTCAAGCCTTGATTCTCGTTTTTGGAATTGTCTGCCTAAAGAACTAATTAAAGGGAAGGCATTTATTATTTATTGGCCTCCGTGGAGGATAGGATTAATTAAATGA